The Plectropomus leopardus isolate mb unplaced genomic scaffold, YSFRI_Pleo_2.0 unplaced_scaffold3045, whole genome shotgun sequence genomic sequence ATACAAACCTCTTCATCAgcctcctcatcttcctcatcATCATTTTCCTCTTTAGGCAACACTCCTCCATTATCCAGGAACTTAGAAAAAGTCTCCAGATCCCTGTTTCCAATGTAGTCGACCACCTGGGAGgaagagacacagacaaagagacGATATGATGGACATCAGgaagagaagaaatgaaaaggtcttcacaaaacatgtttggtaGTTAGTATGCTCACCTCTTTGCCACCAGCTGGGAAGTATTTAAGCGTTGGGAATCCTTGAACGGTGACAGAATCGACCTCGTTGGCCGTGGAGTCCATCTTGGCTATGATGATGTCATCTTTGTCAGCGTACTTTTCGGCCAGCTGTTCCCAGATAGGAGCCAGCTCCTTACAGTGTCCACACCATGGAgcatctatacacacacacacacacacaccacacacacacacacacacacacacacacacacacacacacacacacacacacacacacacacacacacacacacacactgcagcatgaGCTCACTGGTTGTGACTTGATGTTGCAAAACTCTAGTTTGAGTTTTTTAGTGCAGACTGGAGCAGGCAGACAAACAGACTTACAGAACTCCACAAAGACGTTTTTTGTTGGGTCCAGAGCAACGGACTCAAAGTTCTTCCCCACCAGGACTTTGACTGGTCCTTTATTCCAATCCTCTGGGATCTCCTCAGACCGATAGTAGGGCTGGAACACAAAACTAGTATTAGTTATTGGGTTTAATGCTGCTGCATGActgaaacgtgtgtgtgtgtgtgtgtgtgtgtgtgtgtgtgtgtgtgtgtgtgtgtgtgtgtgtgtgcgtgtgtgtgtgtttgttaccttGGCAGTGCCGTCCACTACCTCCTGGCACAACTGTCTGAGTGAATCTGTGGTGAGATCTCCTGCAGCGATGGTGAACTTCTTTTCTGTGTCCATGTCGATGATGCGTGCGGTGGGGGCGTCGTTCTCGGAAACGCCGAAGTATT encodes the following:
- the LOC121938614 gene encoding protein disulfide-isomerase A2-like, translated to MLFVVIDVTAALSHVLKYFGVSENDAPTARIIDMDTEKKFTIAAGDLTTDSLRQLCQEVVDGTAKPYYRSEEIPEDWNKGPVKVLVGKNFESVALDPTKNVFVEFYAPWCGHCKELAPIWEQLAEKYADKDDIIIAKMDSTANEVDSVTVQGFPTLKYFPAGGKEVVDYIGNRDLETFSKFLDNGGVLPKEENDDEEDEEADEEEADESAEVPTNSTSKDEL